The following are encoded together in the Cicer arietinum cultivar CDC Frontier isolate Library 1 chromosome 2, Cicar.CDCFrontier_v2.0, whole genome shotgun sequence genome:
- the LOC101493383 gene encoding glycerophosphodiester phosphodiesterase GDPDL4-like, with protein MCKPRALSATLPLLLLLLNSLFLTLVSAQTNKRSDWNTLTGNPPLVIAHGGFSGIFPDSSGAAYSLALQTSLPDVALWCDVQLTKDAAGICLPNVNLLNSTYVSIAIPNKTTSYSVNGVSTRGYFSVDYTLEDLSNVFLSQGVFSRSALLDANGYLILTVDDVVKSVAPQKPNLWLNIQHDAFYTQHKLSMRSYVLSVSRRVPVSYISSPEVGFLRSITTRFDPKITKLVFRFLNQDDTDPSTNQTYGSLLKNLTFIKTFASGILVPKEYIWPVDASLYLQQHTTLVSDAHKAGLEVYASDFSNDVVNSYNYSYDPLAEYLQFIDNGDFSVDGVLTDFPITPSEAIGCFAHLGANATRKDKTLIISKYGASGDYPACTDLAYKNAILDGADVLDCPVQISKDGIPFCLSSIDLFESTNVAQSSFSGYAMTIPEIKSSSGIFTFNLTWADIKGLTPSIINPYTKYTLFRNPKYKKAGTFVTLSDFLSLTKNHTSLSGVLIIVENAAYLAENQGFSVTDKVIDALRKAGYDKPGSQKVYIQSTNSSVLLKFKEKTNYELVYKIDETVSDAANAAVEDIKTFAGSVVINKDSVFPQNSGFITGATNTVPKLQASNLSVFVETFSNEFVSQAWDFFSDSTVEINSYIQGAGIDGVITDFPKTASRYSRNKCLNLGKNTPPYMEAVETGGLYSIISPQSLPPALAPIPPLTKSEVVEPPLPSVVAESAPASSPAAGTKSPPGNAQPKVTVCFFLSSMAVFVASLLLL; from the exons ATGTGTAAACCACGCGCTCTCTCTGCTACACTCCCtctgcttcttcttcttctaaactcTCTTTTTCTAACTCTTGTTTCTGCTCAAACTAACAAGAGATCTGATTGGAATACACTTACCG GTAATCCACCGTTGGTCATAGCACATGGTGGTTTTTCGGGGATATTTCCCGATTCAAGTGGTGCTGCTTATAGTTTGGCCTTACAAACGAGCTTACCGGATGTTGCTCTATGGTGTGATGTGCAATTGACAAAAGATGCAGCTGGGATTTGCCTTCCAAATGTCAACCTTTTAAATTCTACTTACGTTTCAATTGCTATCCCAAATAAAACTACGAGTTACTCGGTTAATGGTGTATCCACCCGTGGCTATTTTTCCGTGGATTACACCTTGGAGGACTTATCCAATGTCTTCT TATCTCAGGGAGTATTTTCTCGGTCAGCTCTGCTTGATGCCAATGGTTATTTAATTCTTACTGTTGATGATGTAGTCAAATCAGTGGCGCCACAAAAACCAAATCTGTGGTTGAATATTCAG CATGATGCGTTCTATACACAGCACAAGTTGAGCATGAGAAGCTATGTACTTTCAGTTTCTAGAAGAGTGCCTGTCAGTTATATCTCATCGCCCGAGGTTGGTTTTCTGAGAAGTATTACAACACGCTTCGACCCAAAAATAACGAAACTTGTCTTCAGGTTTCTCAATCAGGACGATACAGACCCATCAACCAATCAAACTTATGGTTCACTATTAAAAAATCTTACGTTTATCAAGACATTTGCTTCCGGAATTCTTGTTCCCAAGGAATACATATGGCCTGTAGATGCTAGTCTTTATCTACAACAACATACCACTTTGGTTTCAGATGCACATAAAGCTGGGCTGGAAGTTTATGCATCAGATTTTTCAAATGATGTTGTAAATAGCTATAATTACAGTTATGATCCTCTTGCTGAGTACCTTCAATTCATCGATAATGGTGACTTCTCTGTTGATGGTGTGCTGACTGATTTTCCCATAACTCCATCCGAAGCTATAG GTTGCTTTGCTCACCTAGGTGCCAATGCTACACGAAAag ATAAAACATTGATTATCTCAAAATATGGAGCAAGTGGAGATTATCCAGCTTGTACTGACTTGGCATATAAAAATGCCATATTAGATGGTGCGGATGTTCTTGACTGTCCTGTTCAAATATCAAAGGATGGAATACCATTTTGCTTAAGCTCCATTGATCTTTTTGAGAGTACCAACGTTGCTCAATCAAGCTTCAGCGGATATGCCATGACTATCCCTGAGATTAAATCTAGCAGTGGCATATTCACATTCAACTTGACATGGGCTGATATAAAAGGCCTGACCC CCTCAATAATCAACCCTTATACAAAATACACATTGTTCAGGAATCCAAAATATAAGAAAGCTGGGACATTTGTAACATTATCAGATTTCTTATCGTTGACAAAAAATCATACTTCTCTATCTGGAGTCTTGATCATAGTTGAG AATGCAGCCTATCTTGCAGAAAACCAAGGATTTAGTGTGACCGATAAGGTCATTGATGCTTTGCGCAAAGCAGGTTATGATAAACCAGGGAGCCAAAAGGTTTATATTCAATCCACTAATAGCTCTGTACTTCTGAAATTCAAGGAGAAAACCAATTACGAGCTTGTCTACAAGATTGACGAGACTGTCAGTGATGCTGCCAACGCAGCTGTTGAGGATATAAAAACGTTTGCGGGTTCTGTGGTTATCAACAAGGACTCGGTATTTCCTCAGAATAGTGGCTTCATAACGGGAGCTACAAATACTGTGCCAAAGCTTCAAGCTTCTAATCTCTCAGTTTTTGTAGAAACATTCAGCAATGAGTTTGTATCTCAAGCGTGGGATTTCTTCTCAGATTCAACTGTGGAGATCAACTCATATATTCAGGGAGCAGGAATTGATGGGGTCATCACAGACTTCCCTAAAACTGCTAGTAGATACTCAA GAAACAAATGCTTAAACTTGGGAAAGAACACACCTCCTTACATGGAAGCTGTTGAAACAGGTGGTCTTTATTCAATCATTAGCCCTCAATCATTGCCTCCAGCTCTGGCTCCAATCCCACCGTTGACAAAATCTGAAGTGGTAGAGCCACCTTTGCCTTCTGTTGTTGCTGAATCAGCCCCAGCTTCTAGCCCTGCTGCCGGAACCAAGTCGCCACCTGGAAATGCGCAACCTAAGGTTACTGTCTGTTTCTTCTTATCCAGTATGGCTGTGTTTGTTGCTTCTCTTCTTCTGCTTTGA
- the LOC101493060 gene encoding glycerophosphodiester phosphodiesterase GDPDL3-like has protein sequence MWTPRALFSTLALLFHLLHSARSDRSPWNTLTGNPPLVVAHGGFSGVFPQSSEVAYNLAVMTSGPEVSIWCDVQLTKDEVGICLPNVILDNSTFISYIFPNKSTTYNVNNVPTNGYFSLDYTLKDLSNVPLKQVVYSRSPVFDGTYMILTVDDVVKSGAPQTPGLWLNIQHDAFYAQHKLSMKRFVLSVSRRVRVNYISSPEIGFLRSIKPRLNPKKTKFIFRFLDQNETDPSTNQTYGSLLKNLTFIKSFASGILVPKGYIWPVDDSLYLQPHTSLVSDAHKLGLEVFASGFANDASFSFNYSYDPLAEYLQFIDNGEFSVDGVLSDFPVTPSAAIGCFAHLGTNSTKRDKTLIISKCGASGDYPACTDLAYNKAILDGVDVLDCPVQMSKDGIPFCLSSADLGESTTAVKSSFSRYAMSIPEIKPGNGIFTFNLTWTDIKGLTPSIVNPFFAKYSLVRDPKYKNAGTFVTLSDFLLLTKNQTSLSGVLIIVENAAYLAEKQGLSVTDAVIDALSKAGYDKPGSQKVYIQSTNSSVLLKFKEKTSYELVYKIDETVGDVADAAVEDIKSFAGSVVVDKVSVFPRDVAFLTSSLTRTVPKLKASNLSVFVETFSNEFVSQAWDFFSDPIVEINSFIQEAGIDGVITDFPKTANRYSRNKCLNLGDKVPPYMQPVQAGSLYGIIPSESLPPALAPLPSLTNSEVVEPPLPPVTKIAPASSPADGTNSPHKNVQPKVTVCFLSNVAVFVLVASLVLL, from the exons ATGTGGACTCCACGCGCTCTCTTCTCTACACTCGCTCTTCtctttcatcttcttcactctGCTCGGAGTGATAGATCTCCATGGAACACACTCACCG GAAATCCACCATTGGTTGTAGCACATGGCGGATTTTCAGGAGTTTTTCCTCAGTCTAGTGAAGTTGCCTATAATTTGGCCGTCATGACGAGCGGACCGGAAGTCTCTATATGGTGTGATGTGCAATTAACCAAAGATGAAGTTGGGATTTGCCTTCCAAATGTCATACTTGACAATTCTACTTTCATTTCCTATATTTTCCCAAATAAAAGTACAACTTACAATGTTAATAATGTACCCACCAATGGATATTTTTCTCTGGATTACACCCTCAAGGATTTATCCAATGTCCCCT TAAAACAGGTAGTATACTCTCGGTCACCCGTGTTTGATGGCACTTATATGATTCTTACTGTTGATGATGTAGTCAAATCAGGGGCGCCACAAACACCAGGTTTGTGGTTGAATATTCAG CATGATGCATTCTACGCGCAACACAAGTTGAGCATGAAAAGATTTGTACTTTCAGTATCTAGAAGAGTGCGTGTTAATTATATCTCGTCACCTGAGATTGGTTTTCTGAGAAGTATTAAACCACGCTTAAACCCGAAAAAGACAAAATTTATCTTCAGGTTTCTCGATCAGAATGAAACAGACCCATCAACCAATCAGACTTATGGTTCACTGTTAAAAAATCTTACGTTTATCAAATCGTTTGCTTCCGGAATTCTTGTTCCCAAGGGATACATATGGCCTGTAGATGATAGTCTCTATCTACAACCACATACCTCTTTGGTCTCAGATGCACATAAATTGGGGCTGGAAGTTTTTGCATCAGGTTTTGCAAATGATGCCTCATTTAGCTTTAATTACAGTTACGATCCTCTTGCTGAGTACCTCCAATTCATTGATAATGGTGAATTCTCCGTCGATGGTGTTTTGTCAGATTTTCCCGTAACTCCTTCTGCAGCTATAG GTTGCTTTGCTCACCTTGGCACCAATTCCACGAAAAGag ATAAAACTTTAATTATCTCAAAATGTGGAGCAAGTGGAGATTATCCAGCCTGTACCGACTTAGCATATAACAAGGCCATATTAGATGGTGTGGATGTTCTTGACTGTCCTGTTCAAATGTCAAAGGATGGAATACCATTTTGCTTAAGCTCCGCTGATCTTGGAGAGAGTACCACAGCTGTAAAATCAAGTTTCAGCCGATATGCCATGAGTATCCCTGAGATCAAACCTGGAAATGGCATATTTACATTCAACTTGACGTGGACTGATATAAAAGGCCTGACCC CCTCAATAGTGAACCCTTTTTTTGCAAAATACAGTTTGGTCAGGGATCCAAAATATAAGAATGCTGGGACATTTGTAACATTATCAGATTTCTTGTTGTTGACAAAAAATCAGACTTCTCTATCAGGCGTCTTGATCATTGTTGAG AACGCAGCCTATCTTGCAGAAAAGCAGGGATTAAGTGTGACCGATGCAGTCATCGATGCTTTGAGCAAAGCAGGTTATGATAAACCAGGAAGCCAAAAAGTTTATATTCAATCCACTAATAGCTCTGTACTTTTGAAGTTCAAGGAAAAAACTAGTTATGAGCTTGTCTACAAGATTGACGAGACTGTCGGTGATGTTGCTGACGCAGCCGTTGAGGATATAAAAAGCTTCGCTGGTTCAGTTGTTGTCGACAAGGTCTCTGTATTTCCTCGTGACGTCGCCTTCCTTACCAGCTCTTTAACAAGGACTGTGCCAAAGCTAAAAGCTTCTAACCTCTCAGTTTTCGTGGAAACGTTCAGCAATGAGTTTGTATCTCAGGCATGGGATTTCTTCTCAGATCCAATTGTTGAGATCAACTCATTTATTCAAGAAGCAGGAATCGATGGGGTCATCACAGACTTCCCTAAAACTGCTAATAGATACTCAA GAAACAAATGCTTAAACTTGGGTGATAAGGTACCTCCTTACATGCAACCTGTTCAAGCAGGTAGTCTTTATGGAATTATTCCCTCTGAATCATTGCCTCCAGCTCTAGCTCCACTCCCATCCTTGACTAATTCTGAAGTGGTAGAGCCACCTTTGCCTCCTGTTACTAAAATAGCCCCAGCTTCTAGTCCTGCTGATGGAACCAATTCGCCACACAAAAATGTGCAGCCTAAGGTTACTGTATGCTTCTTGTCCAATGTGGCTGTGTTTGTACTTGTAGCTTCTCTTGTTTTGCTTTGA
- the LOC101492727 gene encoding putative lipid-transfer protein DIR1: MAHSSGKSLMQWMVAALLIALLGGAQAVKICDIESSQLKFCRAAVTGENPPPPDEKCCAVIRGANLPCLCTYKSILPSLGISVKDAMELPGKCGSKSPSKCQVR; encoded by the exons ATGGCACATTCTAGTGGCAAATCTTTGATGCAGTGGATGGTAGCAGCACTGCTTATTGCTTTGTTGGGTGGTGCTCAAGCTGTTAAAATATGTGACATAGAGTCAAGTCAGCTAAAATTCTGTCGTGCAGCAGTTACCGGTGAAAACCCGCCACCCCCAGATGAAAAATGCTGCGCTGTTATTCGCGGAGCCAATCTTCCTTGCCTCTGCACATACAAGTCTATCCTACCTTCACTTGGAATCAGCGTCAAAGATGCTATGGAATTGCCCGGTAAATGTGGTTCGAAATCGCCTTCGAAATGTCAAG TGAGATGA
- the LOC101492150 gene encoding pentatricopeptide repeat-containing protein At4g39952, mitochondrial, whose amino-acid sequence MVMRVVSLLKVDHGELISLSKRITTVESLLQFHAVTVTTGNSTNPFIAAKLISLYDTLNHPSSSSTLFHSLPFKDTFLWNSFLKTLFSRSLFPQLLSFYSLMRSSNLLPNQFTFPIVASSYAHLLLLPSGMNLHALASKLGLFPSSSAVGSSFVSLYSRCGQMNDAVKVFDEIPVRDVVAWTTLVIGYVQNGECEKGLKCLSEMFGIGDDAQKPNSRTLEGGFLACGNLGDLFNGRCLHGLVVKNGIGSSVVIQSSILSMYCKCGVPDEAYRSFYDVMNKDLLSWTSIIGVCARFGMMSDCVRLFWEMQENQVHPDRIVIGCILSGFGNSVDVSGGKAFHGLIIRRHYVPDEMVDNSLLFMYCKFGMLSFAERLFHQCQGSIECWNFMVVGYGRIGKNLKCIELFREMQYLGICSEPVGVVSAIASCGQLQAINSGRSIHCNVIKGFVDETISVTNSLIEMYGKCNKMTVAWRIFNGSEQDVTSWNTLISAHIHVKHHEEAINLFNKMIMEDQNPNTATLVVVLSACSHLASLEKGERVQHYINEKSFKLNLPLGTALIDMYAKCGQLEKSRKVFDSMMEKDVICWNAMISGYGMNGYAESAMEIFDLMEESNVKPNGITFLSLLSACAHAGLVEDGKILFAKMPSFSVTPNLKHYTCMVDLLGRSGNLEEAEELVLSMPISPDGGVWGALLSACKTHNQIEMGIRIGKYAIDSEPENDGYYIMVANMYSSIGRWEEAENVRRTMKDRCLLGKKAGWSVL is encoded by the coding sequence ATGGTGATGCGCGTAGTATCTTTGTTGAAAGTTGATCATGGCGAACTCATCTCTCTCTCTAAACGCATCACAACCGTTGAATCTCTTCTTCAATTCCACGCCGTTACAGTCACCACCGGTAACTCCACCAACCCCTTCATCGCCGCCAAACTCATCTCTCTCTACGACACTCTCAACCACCCTTCTTCATCTTCCACACTTTTCCACTCCCTTCCTTTCAAAGACACTTTTCTTTGGAATTCCTTCCTCAAAACCCTTTTCTCTCGCTCTCTTTTCCCTCAACTTCTCTCTTTTTACTCCCTCATGCGTTCTTCCAATCTTCTCCCCAATCAATTCACATTCCccattgttgcttcttcttatGCTCACTTGTTGCTTCTTCCTTCTGGGATGAACCTTCATGCATTGGCTTCTAAATTAGGCCTTTTTCCTTCTAGTTCTGCTGTTGGGTCTTCCTTTGTGTCTTTGTATTCGAGGTGTGGTCAAATGAATGATGCGGttaaggtgtttgatgaaattccTGTTAGAGATGTTGTTGCTTGGACTACACTTGTTATTGGGTATGTGCAAAATGGGGAGTGTGAGAAGGGTTTGAAGTGTCTTAGTGAGATGTTTGGGATTGGTGATGATGCTCAGAAGCCTAACTCTAGAACATTGGAGGGTGGGTTTCTTGCTTGTGGGAATCTGGGTGATTTGTTCAATGGCAGGTGTTTACATGGTTTGGTTGTGAAAAATGGGATTGGAAGTTCGGTTGTTATACAATCTTCGATTTTGTCTATGTATTGTAAATGTGGGGTGCCCGATGAAGCTTATCGAAGCTTTTATGATGTGATGAACAAAGATCTTTTGTCTTGGACATCCATCATTGGTGTTTGTGCTAGGTTTGGGATGATGAGTGATTGTGTGAGGTTGTTTTGGGAAATGCAGGAAAATCAAGTGCACCCGGATCGAATTGTTATTGGTTGTATTCTTTCGGGTTTTGGTAATTCCGTGGATGTATCAGGAGGGAAAGCTTTTCATGGATTAATCATTAGGAGACATTATGTGCCTGATGAAATGGTTGATAATTCATTGTTGTTTATGTACTGCAAATTTGGAATGTTAAGTTTTGCTGAGAGGCTTTTCCACCAGTGTCAAGGGAGCATAGAGTGCTGGAACTTTATGGTTGTTGGTTATGGTAGAATAGGCAAGAATTTAAAATGTATTGAACTCTTCAGGGAGATGCAATATTTAGGTATTTGTTCTGAACCAGTTGGTGTCGTTTCTGCAATTGCTTCGTGTGGCCAGTTACAAGCAATCAACTCGGGAAGGTCAATTCATTGCAATGTGATCAAAGGTTTTGTGGATGAGACTATCTCGGTCACCAATTCACTCATAGAGATGTATGGAAAATGTAATAAGATGACCGTTGCTTGGAGAATATTTAATGGGTCGGAGCAGGATGTTACCTCGTGGAACACTCTGATTTCAGCTCATATTCATGTCAAGCATCATGAAGAAGCcataaacttatttaataaaatgattatgGAAGACCAGAATCCTAACACAGCCACATTGGTGGTAGTGCTTTCAGCTTGTTCTCACCTTGCATCTTTAGAGAAAGGAGAAAGAGTTCAACACTACATAAATGAAAAAAGTTTTAAGCTCAATTTACCTCTTGGCACAGCTTTGATTGATATGTATGCCAAGTGTGGGCAGCTAGAAAAATCAAGAAAGGTATTTGACTCAATGATGGAGAAGGATGTAATTTGCTGGAATGCAATGATCTCGGGTTACGGAATGAATGGATATGCAGAATCTGCAATGGAGATATTCGATCTTATGGAAGAGTCAAATGTTAAGCCAAATGGAATTACTTTCCTCTCTCTTCTCTCAGCATGTGCCCATGCAGGGCTTGTTGAAGACGGGAAAATTTTGTTTGCTAAAATGCCGAGTTTTTCAGTGACCCCCAATTTAAAGCACTACACTTGTATGGTAGATCTTTTGGGAAGGTCGGGTAATCTAGAAGAAGCAGAAGAACTGGTCTTATCTATGCCCATTTCTCCTGATGGTGGCGTGTGGGGAGCGCTGTTAAGTGCTTGTAAAACTCACAATCAAATTGAAATGGGAATAAGAATCGGCAAGTATGCTATTGACTCTGAACCAGAAAACGATGGATACTATATAATGGTAGCCAATATGTATAGCTCAATTGGGAGATGGGAAGAAGCAGAAAATGTGAGAAGGACAATGAAAGATAGGTGTTTGCTGGGAAAGAAAGCTGGTTGGAGTGTGCTTTGA